In one Serinus canaria isolate serCan28SL12 chromosome 2, serCan2020, whole genome shotgun sequence genomic region, the following are encoded:
- the C2H18orf63 gene encoding uncharacterized protein C18orf63 homolog produces the protein MNSTRHQSLFFVSLPELQKLCAATVTLSTQIPETETRSTQIKTCRQLLFLYQEILSAPVMGTLNQISVVMAIPFYESGICQAYVERHRATLEAPQTVTPALLQTCLSYTLTARLAPRWNKAGHLLVQGKDFLSHSGRQNAVVIDLNVSERQLCISVEPCSIRLPPPKLGDFDISANTVKLFDSNENTVIQQHSILSNWCYVLPSMKMGQIINISHIIPPESPFRSYKDFQMHWKSLYGYILPEDLEETKTYLSVYFKPIGERFFTYPLSCIRSQPVQYFPRTDAESVVNSFLSDMKSNFSQLCGFPVKMTSKALYATKELSRASVHEIKPKHMKLDGEMVCVVSLTQAPPRKATLPGIPSPCSTENSHWMERLIKEPGTHSFSSSSESPGGVSIEAMSSKQVRGATELPAAKSLGTPVNSAFESTVPKVSKIIPIFKGKLMQMNGKITNQTDRKKKESAERHSPMKSVGVSSSMLSVHKSSITQVFKHIQNMPVKTPTDSNVLQVKNMKTHSKHGAPIFRWKTQSSGQNANSDCSENSAAGGSPSEVNHKKTNSPFFLRNVGPVLQKSNTSPCLNTHESSTSSARRGKKFTSQNTTQFLEKQHQSKELHLHVCKLDSEMTNSSLSLQQTKKSNKGAGLNIHESVFKDTVCMTKSGENKAACHSKDCTAETTSLHSKPNFEQMITGNKYLTCETLTSKLALPVKESNMEASVKKSCARRRQKEEGHSKLKRAKRSKT, from the exons ACAATTATTATTCCTGTACCAAGAGATCCTTTCTGCACCTGTTATGGGGACCCTGAATCAAATTTCGGTTGTGATGGCG ATACCATTTTACGAATCAGGAATATGTCAAGCCTATGTAGAGAGACACAGAGCTACT CTGGAAGCACCGCAAACAGTTACTCCAGCCCTTCTCCAAACCTGTCTCTCCTACACGCTTACAGCCAGGCTTGCACCCAGATGGAACAAGGCTGGTCATCTCTTGGTGCAAG GGAAAGACTTTTTGTCTCATTCAGGAAGGCAAAATGCTGTTG tTATAGACCTCAATGTGTCAGAGAGACAGCTTTGCATCAGTGTGGAGCCTTGCTCAATTCGGCTGCCACCCCCTAAG cTGGGAGATTTTGATATTTCAGCAAACACCGTAAAGCTGTTTGACAGCAATGAAAACACAGTTATTCAGCAACATTCCATATTAAGTAACTGGTGCTATGTTTTGCCAAG CATGAAAATGGGTCAGATCATAAACATCAGCCACATAATTCCTCCAGAATCTCCTTTCCGTTCATATAAAGATTTTCAGATGCACTGGAAGAGTCTG TATGGATATATTCTTCCTGAGGATCTTGAAGAGACAAAAACATATTTGAGTGTTTACTTCAAACCAATAGGGGAAAGGTTCTTCAC GTACCCTTTAAGCTGCATCCGAAGTCAGCCAGTGCAGTATTTCCCCAGAACAGACGCAGAAAGTGTAGTgaactcttttctttctgacatgAAGAGCaatttttcacagctgtgtGGATTTCCAGTAAAGATGACAAGTAAAGCACTTTATGCTACAAAGGAACTCTCCAGGGCTTCAGTGCAT gaaataaaacctAAGCATATGAAATTGGACGGTGAGATGGTTTGTGTAGTATCTCTAACGCAGGCTCCTCCAAGAAAAGCTACTTTGCCTGGAATTCCTTCACCGTGCAGTACGGAAAACAGCCACTGGATGGAGCGTTTGATCAAAGAGCCAGGAACACACAGTTTTTCGAGTAGTAGCGAGAGTCCAGGAGGGGTTAGCATTGAAGCAATGAGCAGTAAGCAAGTACGAGGCGCAACAGAGTTACCTGCCGCAAAATCTTTAGGAACACCTGTAAACTCAGCCTTTGAATCCACTGTCCCAAAAGTCAGCAAAATTATACcaattttcaaaggaaagttGATGCAAATGAATGGAAAGATCACAAATCAAACAGataggaagaaaaaggaaagtgcTGAAAGGCATTCACCAATGAAAAGTGTGGGTGTTTCATCTTCTATGCTGTCTGTGCACAAATCCAGCATAACTCAGGTTTTCAAACACATTCAAAATATGCCAGTCAAAACTCCTACTGACAGCAACGTGCTTCAGGTAAAGAACATGAAGACACACTCAAAACATGGTGCACCCATATTCCGATGGAAAACCCAGTCTAGTGGACAAAATGCTAACTCTGATTGTTCTGAAAACTCAGCTGCAGGTGGGAGTCCAAGTGAAGTCAATCACAAAAAGACAAATTCTCCATTCTTTCTTAGGAATGTTGGGCCAGTGCTTCAGAAATCAAACACCAGTCCATGTCTGAATACACATGAATCTTCTACCTCCAGTgcaagaagggggaaaaagttTACAAGTCAAAATACTACTCAATTTCTTGAGAAACAACACCAGTCAAAGGAATTGCATTTGCATGTTTGTAAATTAGACAGTGAAATGACAAATTCCAGCTTGTCACTGcaacaaacaaagaaatcaaataaaggAGCTGGGTTAAATATTCATGAATCTGTCTTCAAAGATACAGTGTGCATGACCAAAAGCggagaaaacaaagcagcatgCCACTCTAAGGACTGTACTGCTGAGACAACCAGTCTCCATTCCAAACCTAACTTTGAACAG ATGATTACAGGGAACAAGTATCTGACATGTGAAACACTGACCTCAAAACTGGCTTTGCCAGTCAAGGAGAGCAACATGGAAGCATCTGTAAAGAAAAGTTGTGCCAGAAGAAGACAG AAAGAAGAAGGTCATTCAAAGTTAAAGAGAGCCAAAAGAAGTAAAACTTAA